The DNA window TATCTATATTAAGACTTGTTTCTTTTACCTATTTGGTtcagttataattattaggttTATAAACCTATTATTAAGTTTAGAAATTGTCACAAGCAAAGTACAATTATCTTACAAACTTGAGAATAATTAACATGATGTTGGTTTAAggtctttaaaataaaatcctttAACTAAAATGAATCTTAGAAACATCTTCTAAATGGTTCCGTAATTCAACCAAAACAAGGTGTTCCCAAAACAAACACGTCAATAGGTCATCCGTTACACAAAATGATATACAATCTACACCGTAGTGTTGTGCAGTGTCCGATAAATGTCAAATAGTGACGTGTTTTGAATCGATAAACCGACAACTATGGGACCATTTGAAATGTCCTTGTGGGAATTGAAAGCTAATGTTTTGTGACGCAAGAGGTTCGTAACAACGATGCCCTGCGAATTTTTTATCGGTTATGCCTTTATGTGTAAGAATATAATACGATGTACACACCGCTTGCGTTACATGACACGTTTGAATTAGCCGCTCTGGGTGTAAATTGATGTCCCAATACCGATGTTTAATTGATACGATAACTTTCTTGTACCTATGTTATGTGTACATAaagattgttataattttaattagccGGTAATACCGAAATGATAATTtggaatataataattgttaaatttcataaaccAACGTCAATGttcatacaaatttgaattgcatcagtgaataaaaaaaaaaaaaaaaccaacatcacgcggtgttcccaggcggtcacccatccaagtactgaccgcgcccgacgttgcttaacttcggtgatcggacgagaaccggtgtattcaacgtggtatggacgttggcGACAGAAGATATCAAAATAAGTTTCGAATTCTGAACGAGAATATAATTCGAgttgcaaaattaattaaaaaaactaaaagatcTGATTAACTTTACCCATAACTCTCCGAGGAAGCTCTCACTTAAGTAATGATAATGATCCGCATAAAACAATTGAGATATATAATTACGATGACGATTGTGTGTTTACGATTGTGTTCTGTATAATACAGGGGTatgactttattaaaaaaagagggAAATATGGGATTGAATGTgagaaagatttaaaaaattttgacaACCCTGAGCAAGAGCAAAGTCAACAAACCTTCGGGTGTTCGACCTTATAATATTCATGCACGTCGCGTCAACATAAGCGTAACTCCTAATACGTATATCTAATAAACCTGGCCTCACAGAATACATAAACGActacaactattttaatatcacaCCTACACAATTTACTCatatgtaaaatttgataagAAAACACACAAGCAATTTTTACATGTCTTATAAAAATCGTCGAGAGAATTTAACGCGACCTGTGACATATAAGGAACTTAAATAATTGCCCGACCGATTAGAGGGTAATATATAAGTAGGACATATACGTGGGTGAATCGTGATATACTTGTGTAGGTCAAGTTGAAATCCGTTATCCGTATCCGGAAGAGTGAATACAAAATACAGGAATTCTTGAACCTTTTGCAAGTGTGGATTCACTTTATGACAGCTTACAATTCTGATCTGTAGTGAAACTGTGTATCAGTACCCAATTGCACCTATGTACCTGGCACAGGGGTGAAGCCTGGGCTAGTCACTAGTGTTACACATAACTATGAGACTATTGTAAGCTATACTATCAGTACATAGCAGCTGCAGAGGAAACAATTTGCGGATGCGAAGTTTGATAACTTACAAAACTGCAAACACTGACCTTATTATgaggtatttataaatttttcgcattaaaaatatgatttcgTGTACATTGTAACCATaatttacgaaataaaattctattttaattttataagacgTCTATGGACAGCGGCCACTTCGTTATTTTAGCGAATTGAAGCGGCATCTTCCTACTTTACCCATTCACactataaagaaaaagttagTAGTTGTTTTTACCCCTCCAATTGACAATATGTAAgaattacttatataaaacaaaatttgataCGATGTTCCtcatattaattacaaactgtgttataacaaaaagtaatgTGTACCTACACCGTTTACTATTTCCTCTTCCTAAGGATCATTGCGAGATTTCCGCTCTACAGCGTCGCAAAGTTCAGTGATCTTTTAACGCACTGATTGAAACTAAGAATTatggatttaaattatttatttaaatagccaACTTACAAATATCCGTCCGTCAAacgttttttttgtagataCAGTTTTCCCTCATTAGAAAGCGCATTGCCAACTTAAGTGTTAAGTTAACTAAGTtgttaagcaaaaaaaaaattgggttTTACCAAACTGCTCTGCTATTACATGCTTCAGTGAATAAAAGATTGTAATTTAAGAATCAAGAATCAAAACAAGGtagaatatgaaaaaaatgtttttttgcacttgaatttatattcttttagtTAAGTGAAGATGCTgtactttttttgtatttacaaagaTATGAAATCTCAAACTCTTTGATTCAATTTTCTGAgagatatttctttttttacaccATTAAAGTATGTTAATTGCCATTAACGAATctaatttgaaattagaatCTTATCTTGCAATAATATCGAGAGCGTAATGAACCAATCACGGCGGAACAACCGCTACAAAAATGGTAAGGAAAAACTACGTGACCATGAAAACCgacaaaatcaattttttgaacttttaattattatggtgtattaatttgttaaagcGTAAAGTTCTACAAAGATTCTCGTCTATTTACTGGCCAGTCaactacgatttttttttattaacgtttaccattgtttttttttttaatctttcattTCTTATATTTCTTGTACCAATCTAAATAAGCATTAAGTTTGTGCTAGGGTATGAACCACGACAATTTTGAATGAtggggattcgaacccacgatTACTTAATCAGATGTCCGTACTCGTTAACACTAGCAACAAAAATCGCCGTTAAACGGATTTTGCAAGCCTATTGAACGTCCTTTAACTATGTAAGCTTcaacattattaaaagtaatctgTAAGCAAATAACTTGAAAAACCGCCGAGGTCGGACAGATATATTGCTCAACGCTGACAGACTTCGAGGGTCCGTACGcatattttatgattatttatttataaattttactcatCATACAATGtgtagatataattttattatcattaaaagaaaaaacagaaTTTTATGGTAAATAATCATTTATGTAATATTCGTTTATGTAATTCTTTTTTCACTTAAATGCTTTcaggaatatttttataaactattattaGAACAGAACTATGCTATCATATTATGAATTATACTATTACCACAACGTTCAATGCTTATTATTGTGTATTGAATAGAACTGGAAATGATTCAGGTCCGTCATTCGACACGGGCACAAGATAAACAAAAGGTAAACTCGCAAAACTACTTCTACGAGCGAGAGCTATGCGGTAAAATTCTTACCGATGACTCATCAGGAATGTTATACTTTCAGAAATACTTCGAAAGtgatttactattttatataaaaatatttgtctatcAAGTGTGTATCCAAAATGAAACATAAGggaatgtaataataaatagttcaAGTTTTACATTCTGTTTCAAACTAAATACTCAAAAATATAATCCTGTAAAAAGTACGTTATGTAAAGTAAGTTATGAATTGACCATATTAACGATTGATCGATAACTCTGtcgttttttaaaattaagtaaaaaatgtagtttaataaaatgaaatacgacattttttactaataaaaaacagaCGTCgggaatttataaaaatgaacaacttttgatgttttatctataaatatttcgCACGGGCAACACTGCACTTAGTCGCCATAGTAACGCTGtcacaacaataacaaaatcttgATCTGTGACAGATGTGAATATTCAATCAAGCAATTTATCATACGAAAAGAAAAACGGCTTTAGATATTTGTTCGtctcaaattatttcaataagcTAAAATGACAATGAGCCGATGGTTAGATGTAGAAGTTGGAACAGACGACATTCATCTTAATTCTTTGCCCTCAAATTTAGCGTTGGTTGATCTTCACAACGACAATGAATATAAGCTACTCGTTGGTGATTTCGGCCGAGGTGAGGAAATGCCTAAACTTAAGGTAAATACTTTAAAGGTACTATAACTAATTTTACGACACTATCACTGATTTTGTAAAGAATtactacaaaaacatatatgaaTCCAATGGCACCTCTCCAAATTTGGTTTAATTCGTTTAAGTTACATGAGGTACGTTATTAGATCAGACTTATATGCATTGTTGCtttcgaaaaacattacctCTGAGccgtacaaaaataaagaacaattaatattgccgtttttaaatagatattttttgcAAAACATTATTGACATTTTGCAGATATTTAGAGGGACAATGCAGATGTCAGATTTAGTGCTCCCTGACCTACCTCTTGGCGTGGTTGGCTTCTACACAAGTGAGACAATGCCTCGTCAATGTCCTGTCATAGCAATAGCAATGAGTTCATGTGTTTACATATACCGGAACATGAAACTGTTTTACAAATACTATCTACCTTCAGTGGAACATAATACTTGTGAACTAGAGATATGGAAgcaggtaaataaaaaatgtgaaacttagatcttacatattttgttataaatcatAATACATGTCTTGAAGAAGTTGTTGAACCAATACTCTGCTCAATGGGtgtgtaaattgaaaacagcAGCACAGCAGCCATTAATGCTTTTATTCCGTTGTTAAATCCTTATTCTTAcactatatacatatttacaagaattatatcaaacaaactttatttactCCTACATCTCATTGTTACCTTCCCGGgccattttatctttatttttcaccTATATTTTTCTATCACAAAAAAACAAAGGTTTAGGTTAGACCACATCTTCACCTCATCgggtgagatcgtggtcaagcgctaactttttaaatataaaaaaaaaaaaaaaaaagttttggtggccagtatgccacctctttggcagaatgtttaattctgTACTCAACAAAGGGTAATATCATACTAGAAGAAACACATGTACAAAATCATAAATAAGAAAGCGATAACACgatgtttttgtacagattTTATGGCAGTGCAAATCCGcagttacataaatatttataatcactCATGTGTTCATTTCAGTTAATGGATCCAATAAATCATAATGAAGAGTCTCTTAGAGGTCTAACAGCAAGTCTGCAAGCTATACCACAGAAAGTTTTAAGCAATCAATCGCAAAACTTTTTGAATCTCGATTTTGAACAAAGAATAGAGTATCTAGAACAATTGAAGGTGTTGCCAGATCGGAAAAATGTAGAAATAGTTTGTATTACaactatgaaaattaattccgTAAACAAACATGGTGTCAGTTGTCTGGTTGTAGGAAGTGAAGAGggagatattattattttggatCCAACTACTTTCACACCCATGTCTCTGGtaagtgtatttaaaaaaaaagttttttctttacatgATTTGCTTTCAAAGTTAcaattacacaaataaaataatttactccAATCATGACCTAATAATATCGtctttttaccttttaaattaACGTTAATGGTACAAAATTGTGCAATTTTTGCTAATTGTACAATTATATGTTACTTAGGCAAAATTAAGTGCGGTGAAGAAAACACCATACCAAATGGTTGCAACAGGACTTTACAATGTTGACTACAGAGTGACTGTGGCCACCAGGTGTGATCCATCTATCTGCACTGTCACATTAAGCTAATAAAATTGCACAATActacataaaatttgtataatattgcaaatttgtttttaaaaatgtacccACGAAATGACTACACATGTACCATGCACTCGCAATGCACCAAATGTgacttcaagaaaaaaattcattgtattaaaaaaaaacactgataGAGTTTTGcagatattcaaattaattcttttcgcttattattttactaatacatcAATTACTTGGTTTTgcttgaattattaaattattttcatcatcactatacgtccccagggggctcggagcctaccccaagttaggggtgactaggtcatagtcaactacgctggccaagtgcgagttgacttcacacatatcattgaatttcttctcagatatgtgcaggttgcatcacgatgttttccttcaccgtaagaacgtcggataaaattattttgagttCTTAAAATACACagattattatgtttaagttcagttcattgtttaatagatggcgccacCAGTGTTTTAAATAGCACTGGCACATATTGCCGCcatgaaatatttatgattaaatCGAGTTTAGTCttctattgttttttcatcttatttctagtttttttttcatgttttaacAAGTTTGTGTTGTCCTAAAGTTTTTATGCTTCGTAGTGACACTCTACCATCagttatgtaaaaatgttcgtaattattgatgaaattttatttaaaatattccagAGAAAAGTCAGtttgtcttttaaaaagaGATTGGAAGGAAGGTCAATTGTTGTTCAACACTGATGAACATATAGTAGCTATTGAAGTGTCGCCCATAGATAACAatgtatatgttatatgttgtGATAATACATTGTCATGTTATAGCAAAAAGGTAAGTTTTCTAACGGagagtttcaaccatatagtcTGTGGTTTTAAACAAGATCAAACAAAGAAAACTCATAGCAACTTAAttcgccctcgactccgtccgcgctgaattaaaaaataacttaatgattagcctatgtgttcttccagactatgttctacatctgtaccaaatttcatcaagatccgttgagccgttcaggagataccttctaacaaacatccattcatctaaacattcgcatttataatattagtaagatttattcataaattagtATATTAAAAGCATAATCATCAATTATGTGgactatgtatttatattcgCGTAATTTATGTCTTGTGtataatatagtattttttaaatatatataaaccaGATctgtaaaatcttaattaaatagtttatattatgttgATTCAGTGTTTTTATTCCAGGGTAAAAAACAATGGTCGTTAACTCTAGAACATAGACCAGTAGCTTTAACTTTGGTTCCTATAATGCATTTAGGTACAACTCTGATAGCAGTCGCGCTTGCGTCAGGACATCTGCATCTGTATGATGGAAAATCTCGCAGAGATACTATGTTCATAAAAGGTTTgtattatataacattattaggTAAATCTTCGACACGAGtcgtctattcggtcagtCACAGCGACtacacgacttttttttatattacaaggtggcaaacgagcaagcggccacatgaattcgccgaaatggcgaagcgaccgctgccaatAGACATTCGTAATttcagatacgttgcctaccctcaatcgacgaaggaggagacgcacaaaaagagaatatttaaccttcctatgcatctcctcctccatcaaatccaccttcccttaccatcctttccttataagaaaagggtgggaaagaaaagaggactaaaattaggcttccggtaccacactcatcagactacgcggaattacttccacttgacgtctgtcttctgtgtggtcgtggtatttcactgagcgaggccaattcgtgcaacagatgttgttgctagCACCACTACCACTGTTAACTTGACTTGCACCAATATACAGAATGCCAACTTTTATacatttgctccgccatcttgaaaatcgcagcgACTTTTCTCATGACGATCTGAAGTCGAGAAACGACTTTGGCGACTAGAATGTTAGCGATTCTCGCTTGGCGACTAAAATTTTTGTAgctttgtgtacgaagggccttaattttaatgaagatTTTTAGAAAACTTGGATTTGTGTCCGGCTCAAAGGaccaaaacaatattaaaacaataatttatgagttataaagttaatttattgaattgtttCAGATGTAGTGTCTGTTATGAAATTTGGACAGCTCGGTAAAGAGGAAAATGTTTTCGTAATTATTACAACtagtaagttaaattaatcgACATATTTTGATAGCATTTGATTTCttgtttgttatgtttttattgctttataattattttcagatgGCAATCTTATGTTGAAGATATTAAAGCGTACGGCAGATTTTAACGCAGATGCTGCGAGTGCGGATGTCATACCCGATCCTTTGAGTTCAGAAAAACCTTGGCTCATACCTAAAAGGTCGAAATTATTCCTCG is part of the Papilio machaon chromosome 4, ilPapMach1.1, whole genome shotgun sequence genome and encodes:
- the LOC106718402 gene encoding Bardet-Biedl syndrome 1 protein — encoded protein: MTMSRWLDVEVGTDDIHLNSLPSNLALVDLHNDNEYKLLVGDFGRGEEMPKLKIFRGTMQMSDLVLPDLPLGVVGFYTSETMPRQCPVIAIAMSSCVYIYRNMKLFYKYYLPSVEHNTCELEIWKQLMDPINHNEESLRGLTASLQAIPQKVLSNQSQNFLNLDFEQRIEYLEQLKVLPDRKNVEIVCITTMKINSVNKHGVSCLVVGSEEGDIIILDPTTFTPMSLAKLSAVKKTPYQMVATGLYNVDYRVTVATREKSVCLLKRDWKEGQLLFNTDEHIVAIEVSPIDNNVYVICCDNTLSCYSKKGKKQWSLTLEHRPVALTLVPIMHLGTTLIAVALASGHLHLYDGKSRRDTMFIKDVVSVMKFGQLGKEENVFVIITTNGNLMLKILKRTADFNADAASADVIPDPLSSEKPWLIPKRSKLFLEQSARERENSIAMHETFQHELNRLRLLAAKTLLEVHVKSDNSIAVGALEPIRLTAEVEGLGPVFRVTIIIENRSSTSAAAGLALLFHVHTNNYKVYKPYLKVPLLGPNSQLRLPTKVEEIFDENINPEIFLRGVTGQGGEGSLVKILLLKEGQRSPVLAATVQMPPTDPMMIPYDDMQTATAFQ